The Camelina sativa cultivar DH55 chromosome 14, Cs, whole genome shotgun sequence genome includes a window with the following:
- the LOC104739452 gene encoding leucine-rich repeat receptor-like protein kinase PXL1, translating to MAIPNLFFFLYYIGFFLFPFVSSETFQGYEQEILLAIKSDLFDPSNNLQDWKRPQNATAFTASVHCHWTGVHCDSYGYVDKLLLPNMNLSGNVSGQIQSLPSLQVLDLSNNTFESSLPKSLSNLTSLKVFDVSVNNFFGTFPYGLGMATGLTHFNASSNNFSGFLPEDLGNATKLEVLDVRGGYFEGSLPSSFKNLKNLKFLGLSGNNFGGKLPKVIGELSSLETIILGYNGFIGEIPEEFGNLSHLQYLDLAVGNLMGQIPSSLGRLKQLTTVYLYQNRLTGRIPRELGDMTSLVFLDLSDNQITGEIPIEVAELKNLQLLNLMRNQLTGIIPSKIAELPNIEVLELWQNSLTGSLPMHLGKNSSLKWLDVSSNKLTGKIPSGLCYSRNLTKLILFNNSFSGQIPAEIFSCPTLVRVRIQNNLISGTIPTGSGDLPMLQHLELAKHNLTGKIPDDIASSTSLSFIDISYNQLSSLSSSIFSSPNLQTFIASHNNFAGKIPNQIQDRPSLSVLDLSFNHFSGEIPERIASFEKLVSLNLKSNQLAGEIPEALAGMHMLAVLDLSNNSLTGNIPADLGASPTLEMLNVSFNKLTGPIPSNMLFAAINPKDLVGNDGLCGGVLPTCSKSLALSARGRKPGRIHVNHAIFGFIVGTSVIVSLGMIFLAGRWVYTRWDLYSNFAREYLFCKQPQEEWPWRLVAFQRLCFTAGDILSHIKESNIIGMGAIGIVYKAEVMRRPLLTVAVKKLWRSPSPQNDIEDHHQEEEEEDDILREVNLLGGIRHRNIVKVLGYIHNEKEVMMVYEYMPNGNLGTALHSKDEKFLLRDWLSRYNVAVGVVQGLNYLHNDCYPPIIHRDIKSNNILLDSNLEARIADFGLAKMMLHKNETVSMVAGSYGYIAPEYGYTLKIDEKSDIYSLGVVLLELVTGKMPIDPSFEDSIDVVEWIRRKVKKNESLEEVIDASIAGECKHVIEEMLLALRIALLCTAKLPKDRPSIRDVITMLAEAKPRRKSVCHGAGDLPIFRNSPVVGLI from the coding sequence ATGGCGATTCctaaccttttcttcttcttgtattacatcggtttctttctttttccttttgtttcttctgaaaCATTTCAAGGTTATGAACAAGAGATCTTGTTGGCCATCAAGTCAGACCTGTTTGATCCTTCAAATAATCTCCAAGATTGGAAGAGACCTCAGAATGCCACAGCATTTACTGCATCAGTTCATTGTCACTGGACTGGAGTTCACTGCGATTCATATGGCTATGTCgacaagcttcttcttcccaacATGAATCTCAGCGGAAACGTGTCGGGTCAGATTCAGAGCTTACCTTCTCTGCAAGTCCTTGATCTCAGCAATAACACATTTGAGTCTTCTCTTCctaaatctctttcaaatctcacGTCCTTGAAGGTCTTCGACGTGAGTGTGAATAACTTCTTTGGAACCTTCCCTTATGGTCTAGGGATGGCCACTGGTCTTACACACTTCAATGCCTCTAGCAATAACTTTTCTGGCTTTCTCCCTGAAGATCTTGGCAACGCAACTAAACTTGAGGTTTTGGACGTTCGAGGAGGTTACTTTGAGGGCTCGTTGCCTTCTTCTTTCAAGAATCTCAAGAACCTGAAGTTTCTCGGTCTTTCCGGTAATAACTTTGGTGGAAAGCTACCAAAGGTGATTGGCGAGCTCTCCTCCTTGGAGACCATCATTCTTGGCTACAATGGCTTCATCGGCGAGATTCCAGAAGAGTTTGGGAACTTGTCGCACCTTCAGTACCTCGATTTGGCTGTTGGGAACCTTATGGGCCAGATTCCATCTTCTTTGGGGAGGCTGAAACAGCTTACAACAGTTTACCTCTACCAGAACCGTCTCACAGGGAGGATTCCTCGAGAACTCGGTGATATGActtctcttgtgtttcttgatCTGTCTGATAACCAGATTACAGGAGAGATACCTATCGAAGTAGCTGAGTTGAAGAATCTGCAGCTTCTGAATCTGATGAGGAATCAACTCACGGGAATCATTCCGTCAAAGATTGCTGAATTACCAAATATTGAGGTTCTGGAGCTGTGGCAGAACTCTTTAACGGGTTCCTTACCTATGCATCTCGGCAAGAATTCATCATTGAAGTGGTTAGATGTCTCATCAAACAAGCTCACAGGAAAAATCCCATCAGGATTGTGCTATTCCAGAAACCTCACAAAGCTCATTCTCTTCAACAACTCATTCTCAGGTCAGATTCCAGCGGAAATCTTCTCATGTCCGACCTTAGTTCGTGTTCGAATCCAGAACAATCTCATTTCCGGAACAATACCAACTGGTTCAGGTGACTTACCAATGCTTCAGCATCTAGAGCTCGCAAAACACAACCTCACCGGTAAAATTCCAGATGATATAGCCTCCTCAACATCACTCTCGTTCATCGACATATCATATAATCAGCTCTCATCCCTATCTTCCTCCATTTTCTCAAGTCCTAACCTTCAAACCTTTATTGCCTCACATAACAACTTTGCCGGAAAAATACCTAACCAGATTCAAGATCGTCCATCTTTGTCTGTCCTGGATCTTTCCTTCAACCATTTCTCAGGTGAAATCCCCGAAAGGATTGCTTCCTTTGAAAAACTTGTGAGTCTAAATCTCAAGAGCAACCAATTGGCGGGAGAAATCCCCGAGGCATTAGCCGGGATGCACATGTTAGCTGTTCTTGATCTTTCAAACAACTCCTTAACGGGGAATATACCAGCAGACTTGGGAGCTTCTCCAACCTTGGAGATGCTAAACGTGTCATTCAACAAACTCACAGGACCCATTCCTTCAAACATGCTGTTTGCAGCCATAAACCCAAAAGACCTCGTGGGAAACGATGGCCTCTGCGGTGGAGTTCTACCTACTTGCTCTAAGAGTCTAGCTTTGTCAGCAAGAGGCAGGAAACCAGGAAGAATCCACGTCAATCACGCAATATTCGGGTTCATTGTTGGAACTTCAGTGATCGTGTCTCTGGGAATGATCTTCTTGGCAGGGAGATGGGTATACACAAGATGGGATCTTTACAGCAATTTTGCGAGAGAGTATTTGTTCTGCAAGCAGCCTCAGGAAGAGTGGCCATGGAGACTCGTGGCTTTCCAGAGACTGTGTTTCACTGCAGGAGACATCTTATCACATATCAAAGAATCAAACATCATTGGAATGGGAGCCATAGGGATTGTTTACAAAGCAGAAGTCATGAGACGACCATTACTCACAGTAGCTGTGAAAAAACTCTGGAGATCACCATCACCACAGAATGACATCGAAGATCatcaccaagaagaagaagaagaggacgacATACTCAGAGAAGTGAATCTGCTTGGTGGTATCCGACATAGAAACATTGTGAAGGTTCTAGGTTACATCCACAATGAGAAAGAAGTGATGATGGTGTATGAATACATGCCCAATGGAAACTTGGGAACTGCTTTGCATTCCAAAGATGAGAAATTTTTACTAAGAGATTGGCTCTCGCGATACAACGTCGCCGTCGGAGTTGTTCAAGGTCTCAATTACCTCCACAACGATTGTTATCCTCCAATCATTCACAGAGACATCAAATCTAATAACATACTCCTCGATTCTAACCTTGAGGCGAGGATAGCTGATTTCGGATTGGCGAAGATGATGCTTCACAAGAACGAGACGGTTTCTATGGTGGCCGGATCTTACGGGTATATAGCTCCGGAGTACGGATACACACTGAAGATAGACGAGAAGAGCGATATATACAGTTTAGGCGTGGTGCTTTTGGAACTGGTGACTGGGAAAATGCCGATAGATCCTTCGTTTGAGGATTCGATTGATGTTGTGGAGTGGATTCGgaggaaggtgaagaagaacGAGAGCTTGGAAGAAGTGATTGACGCGAGCATCGCCGGAGAGTGTAAACACGTGATCGAAGAGATGCTTCTGGCATTAAGAATCGCTCTTCTATGCACTGCGAAGCTACCGAAGGATAGACCGTCGATTAGGGACGTTATCACGATGCTCGCGGAGGCTAAACCTCGCCGGAAAAGTGTTTGCCATGGCGCCGGAGATTTGCCGATTTTTAGAAACTCGCCGGTGGTAGGACTGATTTAG